TTACATCACTATATTTTTAATAGCTATACTATGTGTATCGTGGGATTCTCCTGATTTTATATCAGCTTTCAGTGCTGTTGCTGCTACATTTAATAATATTGGACCTGGTATGGGAATAGTTGGACCAACATCAAACTATGCCTCTTTTTCTAACATAAATAAACTAATATTATCTTTGGTTATGCTTTTAGGAAGATTAGAAATTTTTCCTATATTGATATTATTTTCACCTAGTTTATATAAAAAGTCTAATTAATATTTTCAATAATCTAACTGTAATAAAAAACTCTCTCAATCAATGACTAAGAGAGTTTTTTTATTATTCTTATATTTTATTTTTCTTTTTTATTTTTGTTAAAACATGATGTCCATTTGGTCTAAATATAAAGTTAGTTATATTTTTTCTCATTCCTACTAATTCATTTTTTCTAAGAATAGGTATTAATGGAAGATCTTCTTCTAGTATAGCCTGAGCCTTTCTATATATTTCATCTCTTTTTTCTATATCTGTTTCAAGTCTGCCTTGCTCTGCAAGTTTGTCATATTCTGGATTACTATAAAAACTTCTATTTCCAGCAGCCCCTCTTGCATCAGTATGATAAAGTGGATATAATACAATATCAGAGTCATTAGTTCCCGGGAACCATCCTCCCAATATCAATTCATGCTGTCCAATAGCACTTTTCTCAAGATAAGTTCCCCATTCAACTGGTTCTATTATCAAATCTATTCCCAATTCTTTTAAATTAGCCTGTATAATTTGAGCAGTTTGAATATTGGCAGGTGTAGAATCTGTCATTATTTTCATTTCTTTAGGGATATCTCCAACTTTACTTAAAAGTTCTTTTGCTTTATCCAAATTTATACTGATATCTCCAGTTGGTTTTCCTCCTATCATATTAGGGCTTACCATTGAAGTAGCAGGTTCTCCAGCATTATCATAAACAGCACTTAATATTCCTTCTCTGTCCAATACATAATTTACAGCCTGTCTAAATTCTTTTTTATTAAATGGAACTTTTTCAGTATTAAATCCTACATATTCTGTCCTCATAGATGGCTTATTTACTAGAGTAAGGTCTTTGTTTTCTTCTATAAATTTTATATCTGATGGACTAAGATTATATGCTATATCTACTTCTCCTGTTTCTAATGCTATAAGTCTGTTGTTTCCTTCTGGTATTACTTTAAATACAAGTTCATCTATTTCTGGTTTTCCCATAAAACTTTCTTCAAAAGGTTCAAATCTCAATACATCACCACTATTCCAATAAGTAAGTTTGAAAGGTCCTGTTCCATTTGGATTTACAGCTATCTCACTTTCGCCTCTTTTTAAAGTATCTTCTTTGTTTATTATTCCACAAAGAGAAAGAGTCATGTTATATAATAATGGTGAAAATTCACTTGATAAAAGTATCCTTACATGTGTATCATCTACTATTTCAACTCCACTTATTTTTTCCAGCAATATACGTGTACCTGCTTTTTCTCTCATTCTTTCCACAGAAAAAGCTACATCTTCTACTGTAAGTTCAGCACC
Above is a window of Fusobacterium varium DNA encoding:
- the dppA_4 gene encoding Dipeptide-binding protein translates to MIKKIVAVVLSTFLLGCGGKGEEKKEVKNEKVIVTVAQAAKPKTLDPPLANQVASMTVARQVFNTLLAVDDEGNLIPEIAEKWEFENPKSILFTIKKGIKFHNGAELTVEDVAFSVERMREKAGTRILLEKISGVEIVDDTHVRILLSSEFSPLLYNMTLSLCGIINKEDTLKRGESEIAVNPNGTGPFKLTYWNSGDVLRFEPFEESFMGKPEIDELVFKVIPEGNNRLIALETGEVDIAYNLSPSDIKFIEENKDLTLVNKPSMRTEYVGFNTEKVPFNKKEFRQAVNYVLDREGILSAVYDNAGEPATSMVSPNMIGGKPTGDISINLDKAKELLSKVGDIPKEMKIMTDSTPANIQTAQIIQANLKELGIDLIIEPVEWGTYLEKSAIGQHELILGGWFPGTNDSDIVLYPLYHTDARGAAGNRSFYSNPEYDKLAEQGRLETDIEKRDEIYRKAQAILEEDLPLIPILRKNELVGMRKNITNFIFRPNGHHVLTKIKKKNKI